CGCAGTGCATCCTCGACTTTGTTGCGCAGTACACTCTCATCGATCCGCTGCAGCGTGGCACTCTCGGAAAGCTGCACCCTGGCATAGACCGCAAAGCTTCTCAGACCGGTAAGCGTCGCACGCTGAGTCTCGGCCTCAGTTTGGGCGACCAGATTGGCCACCAGCCCAAGCGAAAGTCCCAGGGCCATAAACGAGCTTCTCATAGGGAGCATCGATTGTTGCGGGATAGCTCTGAGTTAGTGAGGTGCGCGGGCTTTAGCAAGCGACACGAGCCTCGCGAGGGCTCGTACCCGCCACCATTCGGCCGTGTGGACGGCGCGGGCCGGTGCTCCCTTGAACTCATGCCGGGCTACAACCCCGTCGCGGCACTCATGGATAAGCCGACTGCGGAGCGCCGCGAGGCGCGGTGGCTCGAGGTGCACCACGCGGCTCTCCTGTTGGAAGCGGCGCGCACGGTATCACTCCGCCGCGCCGACCTTGCTATTCCGTTCCTACACCCCTTGCTCGCCACGTTCCTCCTGACCGGCGGTTGGCGTGCCGAGGTGTTGGGGCTCGAAGTGTCCGACGTGAGCTTCGCCCGCAAAACGGTCACCTTCCGGCTCAATGATCACCGTCGGCTCAAGACCGCCACCTCGGCCCGCGTCGTCCCGCTCTGGCCGCAGCTCGAAGAGATCCTCCGGCCCTATGTGTTCGGCTTGGATCGGCCACCGACCCGGCTTCTCTTCCCTGCCCAGCACGGCGCCGGAGAGAGCATGGTCGGGAACTTCGATGGCGCGCTCGATCAGGTAGCCATCCGGGCGCGTTTTTGGGAGTACGTGCTTGATGGGGACGGTAAGCAGGTGCTCGACAAGGCGGGCAAGCCGCGGAAGCGGGGCACGGTGCGCTCGAAGATGTTCCGCCACACCTATTGCTCCGCCCGGCTCCAGACGCTCGACCACGGCGCTCCGGTGAGCGTCTACAGTGTCGGCCGCGAGCTCGGGCACGGCGGGGAGTCGCTGGTGAAACGCGTCTATGGCCACCTGGGGAACGTCCGGCATCGGAGCGAGGTGGTCGAGTACCGAGTCGAGCAGTTCACCAAGGAGCTTGAGGATTGCCCGTTTAAACGCGTCTGATGATCGTCGTATCGCTAAGTTCACGAAACGAGGCTCCGCATGGAAACAGAAGGAACCCGGGCAGACCCAAGGCCTAGGAATCCACTATTCCTGTTCGTCTTCACGACTATCTGGTTCTTGTGCGCTGTCGCGGGGCTGTGAACCCTATTCGCGACCCTTACCAGCCTGCGCACCAGCAATTGGACGTGGTTCGCCCGATCTGGTGCGGTGGACGGCATTATGGGAGCGATTCTCACCTGCCGCTCAGTTCTTCGGCTTTCGTCCGAAGAACGGATACGTTTTCGGAGATTAACAGTCGTGGAGACGTTCACCGCATCAGAGTTCGCAAATCAGGAACGGGACTCTCTAGCAGTGCAGCTTGGCGTGTCTTTACTGGTGGGCGGCACACTCATTTGGGCATACGGAGACCTGCTCGGGTTTGTATTTCTCTAGTGCTCGTGGCACCATGCTTGACACCACGGAGGGGGTTGGGCAGCCCCGGAGGGCCTAAGTCGTTGTGAACTAAGTGCGCCCGCCAGGACTCGAACCTGGGACCCACAGCTTAGAAGGCTGTTGCTCTATCCACCTGAGCTACGGGCGCGCAATGCAGGCAGGCGACTTCGTGGTCACCCGGACTGCTTCGGAGGCGCCGCCGCGTCGCTCATCCGCGACAGATCCTCCGGCCACCCTTCCGGCCGCCTGGAGTCTCCCCGGAACTCGAAGTGATCCTCCCGCAGCAGGCGCTCGCCGCTGATGGTCCGCGGATCGGCCAGGCGCTTGTCGATCAGGATGGCCACGTGGCGGAGGAGGGCTTCGACCGTTCGCCAGACCCCGGCCTCGAGCCCGGGGTACATTTTGCCGAGCCCTGGCTTCAGCCGGGCCTGCCGGCCGCGTGCTTCGGTCACTCCTGCTACCTCCTCTTTTGCCACAGTCGCGAGCGCGAACTCTGACGGGATTCTTAGCCGGAGGGTGACCCGCAGTCAATGAACCTCAGGAGCCTCGCTGGGTAGCCCGGGCTCGGATGGCTTCCGCCTCCGCCATGAACCCGGGGTTGGTGATCACATCCAGCGGGCGGTCCCAACGTAAGCCTCGTCGTGTCACGGTCGAGAAGCAGTCGATGAGCCGGTCACAGCCCCAATTCACCAGCTCCTGCCGGATGCAGGGAACGCCCGCACGGTCAGCCGCCTGGCGAAGGTTCTCCGCGCTCACGCTGTAGGCGCGCCAGCCGTCGGACCGAATGATCCCGCGACTCATCAGGCCGGTACAGAGCCGGTCCGGTAACACCCTGCGAGCAAGCCCGGGTGGTCCGAGCGACGCGAGGTTCGAGTGATGCAGAAAGGCGACGCCGTCCGGAGCCAGCACGCGGGCGAACTCCCGGAGATAGCTGTCCAGCTCCGGAAGCTCCGCGTGGACGAGGGAGTCGAAACTGAACGCGAAGTCGATCGAGCGATCGGCCAGCATCCCAAGCGACCGGCCGTCATTGACATGAACCTGAGATGCGACTGGCCAGCGAACCGCTCGCGACATGCCGCGATGCATCGCTCGGAGAGGTCCACGAGGGTTTGGCACTGGCCGGCCAGGAACTCCGTCCACCGTCCCTGCCCCGGCGCGATCTCCAGGATGTGGCTCGCGAAGGTGCTCCCGGATCCGAGGCAGGATGGCCTCGTGCCATTGAGGCCCCGGACCGCCCAGTCATCGACCAGTCGTCGCCTCGGTCCTGCCAACCATGGGCTTTGTCCCAGATGCGCCGGTTCTGATCAATGGTGGGCATGGCAGAAGAACCTGCGAGCGGGTCCCGCGAAGCGCAATCGTGACGGATCGGGGCGCCGGGATTCGAACCCGGGACCTCCTGCTCCCAAAGCAGGCGCGCTACCGGACTGCGCCACACCCCGTCGTTATCCGACAACAACATAGACCGTCGTAACTCCACCGCCAAGCGGAGTGTGCACGTTTCTGTGCACGTTTCAGGACGCTGGTCATACTTTCTTGACCTCCCGTAGCTGGGCGCCGCTCATCACGACGGCCAGCATCCTCTCCTCGTCGGCATGCAGATAGCACCGCTGCAGCGCCTCCGTGCCCTTCCCGCCGCCAGCCGCCGCGATATCAGGCAACGGGAGATGCTTCCGGGCCGTCGCCCACCCGCGCCGGTAGGCTTGCCAGGCGCTCCCCTGCTGTGGGCAGAGGGCGCCGGGCGAGCGGGTGTGGCGCGATACGCGGCAACCTTAGCCAGCCTCAAGGAGATGCAGAAGGCCGGCCGGGTCGAGCTCGAATCGCGGACGAGAAGACGCGGCATCGGGGACAGACGAGGCGTGGCGATGCACCGAGGCGGGCCGGGAGGCGCTGCGGCTGCTGGGAGAGTGAATCCGATTTAAGAGATCACGGCCGAAGCAGGAACCGGGTGGCGTGGGGAGGCGCACATCTATCGTTCTCGGCAACATCTACGCTGTTCGTGTCAATGGCCGTCTCCCCGGCGGCATCGGCTTTCGGGCCGCGGTGGCACCCAAGTAGTCTTGCCCGGGCAGGCCTATCCCTGCGTCCGGGCGCTCTCCTTCCCGCACCGGCCCCATCGTGTAGAGCACAGGGTCCATTGCGAGAACCTGCGTGACCCGGCCCACTGAGAGAGGCAGGACAGGTCATAGTTTGCCCAGAACCACTCTCGGCAGGCAGAATGGACAGCAGCAGCTTACGCGCGCTCACAAGCGATCTTCAGCAACTCCAAGACGCCGCCCGCTACGCGAAAGGGCGATCCCGCATAGTCCATGAATGTGCTGCCCGTACCGTGGCCCAGTGCCGCTATCTGCGCCAAGCCGCGCGACCCCTCCGCCGGCGTCAGCCTGGCAGCAGTTTCCGGACGGTTTCTCGAAGCGTAGTGAGGCTGAACGGTTTATAGAGGGTCCGCACGCCTTCGGGGAAATCCTGGCTTGAGGGGTGTGACAGGTCATCGAGGTGGAGCAGCGGAAGCGTCGGGAAAAGCACGTGCAGCCGATCCATTACTTCCGAGCCGCTCATGCCGGGCATACAGTTGTTGGTGATGACCAGATCGAACTGGGTCGACTTGGCGGCCTCCAATCCCGCAAATCCATCCGCGGCGGTGACCACCTCATACCCCTCTTCATCTAGGACGCGGGCGACCAGGGCACGGATGGCCGTTTCGTCATCGAGGACCAGGATACGCGCCGGCATGGGGACGCCAGGAGGGAGGGTACCGCCGCAGATCTACGCGGGAAGTTTCCGCTGAATTGGCAGGAGAGCAATAGTCCGAAGTGCCTATACTCTTACGTGGTACGGTTGCGAAGGAATCCTGCGCTTGCGCAACGGCGTACCGGACCCGAGAATAGGAACTCTCGCTCAGGACCTTCCTCCACCATGCGCTACCACACGCGATCGCTCACCTGGCAGGGTGAAGCTTTCCGCTTCGAACGCTTCCAAGCGAAAAACCACAGCAGCGACTCTCGGGAATGGGCGGTATCCCGCCGCGGGGAGTTCATCGGCACCCTGACCTGCGCACCAGAAGTGACCACCAAGGAATTTGAGCTCCGGGGTCTCGCGTGGCTTCGGGAGCTGCTTGGCGCGGTGCCTGGTTCTACAGGGTCCTGAGCCAGGGCAGCGTGCGCTGGGCCGCTTGGCGCCGGGCATGTGCTCCGTCGGGCGTGGTACGCGCTGCGCTGAACGTCTGCGCTTGAGGGAAGGCGCCAGGCCGGCCTCCGCTTTCCCACCGTCCGTGCACACGCTCCACAGAGACAATGGGTCGCAATAGGCCACTCTGGCTACGGCCGATATTCTCTCAGCCGCCTGCCTTGGTCGTACCAGTGACCCACGAGCGCATTGACCGGACTTTCGACTCTCCTCGGACCACTCCTCGACGAGAACGGCAGTAACAACGGAGAGCGCCTCAGCCCCTGGCGTCAGCTCGAGCCCGCTACCCCGCCCGGCACGAGCCGATCGGTCGTGCTGCCATCGCCGAGCTGGCCCACCCAGTTGCCGCCCCAGCAGTACAGCCGCGCGCCCGTCGTCAGGCCGCAGCTGAAGGCCTCACCGGCACTCAGCCGGACGAAAGCGATCCCGCCCCTCACCACGACGGGCGTGGTCCGCTGCGTGGTCGTGCCGTCCCCGAGCTGTCCGTACTGGTTGGATCCCCAGCAGTATGGCCGCCCGTCGGTTCCCACGCCGCAGGTATGCAAGCTGCCGGCGGTGATATTGCGGAAGAACAGCCCGCCCCCCACGCGCCGGGGCCAGAAGCTGAGGTAGGTGTGCCCGTTGCCGAGCTGCCCGGCCCGGCCGTTTCCCCAGCAGAAGGCGCGCCCGTCACTGGTCACGGCACAGGTATGGAATTGGCCTGCGTCCAGATATTGGTAGGAGCGTCCGCCCGCCACCAGCACCGGTGCCGTGCGCA
The Gemmatimonadales bacterium genome window above contains:
- a CDS encoding class I SAM-dependent methyltransferase; protein product: MHRGMSRAVRWPVASQVHVNDGRSLGMLADRSIDFAFSFDSLVHAELPELDSYLREFARVLAPDGVAFLHHSNLASLGPPGLARRVLPDRLCTGLMSRGIIRSDGWRAYSVSAENLRQAADRAGVPCIRQELVNWGCDRLIDCFSTVTRRGLRWDRPLDVITNPGFMAEAEAIRARATQRGS
- a CDS encoding response regulator; protein product: MPARILVLDDETAIRALVARVLDEEGYEVVTAADGFAGLEAAKSTQFDLVITNNCMPGMSGSEVMDRLHVLFPTLPLLHLDDLSHPSSQDFPEGVRTLYKPFSLTTLRETVRKLLPG